Below is a genomic region from Spirosoma radiotolerans.
TTGGGAGCCAGTTTTGCCAGAAAGCCGCGCCAATAAGTTTATCCAGCGCGTTATGACGCCCGATGTCTTCCCGAACGATAAGCAACGTTCCGCTGGCATCGAACAAGGCAGCCGCGTGGATACCGCCCGTATAGGCAAACGCCCGTTGTGTCTGGCGAACCCGCTCGGGCAGGGCGTGTAGAATAGCTGGATCGACCGAGAAATTGCCAGCAATCGGGCCAGGGGTGAGCGCCATCACGGCGTCGATGGTGGCTTTTCCGCAGAGGCCACAACTCGATGATGTAAATGTATTTCGCTCCAGTCGTGACCAGTCTATCACCACGTCGGGATGTAATTCAACACGTAATACATTGCCTTCTTTGTGGGCGTCCTGCACACAGTGTCGGCACGAAACGATGTCAGTAGGCTTTTGAATAATCCCTTCTGTAAACAAAAAACCCATGGCCAGTTCTTCATCGTGGCCGGGCGTGCGCATGGTCACCGAGACGGGGCGCTGCTGCCGGTCCGCTACCGGCCCAAAACCCAGCCTGATTTCCAGAGGCTCTTCGACCGCCAACAAGTCGGGCGACTCGATGAGACCTTCTCCAGAGATTTTATGAACGATAACCGGGGCAACAAGAGACATGGGCAGCGTATAGGGTTACTGTAAACGTAGGTTTTACAGTAACCCTATACGCTGCTAAATGATTGCGGAATGAACTTAAAAACTAAACGAGGCCGATGCTTTCAGGGCAAATGAGTTGAGCGGAATACCATTTGGGCCGTCCTCCAGATAATTTAACCGGTGAATGGCCTGAAGGCGAATGATCTTGAAGATATTATCGATGCCGTAACCGACTTCCATGTACGGCTTGTGGCCGTCGAGTGTACCAAAATAAACGGGTCTCGTTCCACCGGGTAGCGGTTTAAAAGACTCCACATCCTGGTTGGCTTTGGTTTGCGATCCCCATAGGGCGTCGATGTTAGCGACCAGACGCCAGTTCAGTTTTCGAATGCCCGGAATCCGATTAAATAGCAGCCCTTCAAACCGGTGTTGAATATGAACAGCTACAAAACGATCGCTGACAAATTCGTAGAACTGCATTCGGTTGAATGTGTTGGTTGTCAGTAGCGGAGTTGGGTTGCCAATATGTGGGAACAGCAGGGGCGCGGGCAGCGTAGAAGGCGTGTATCCGGCCGAAAGGAGGTAGGTCATCCGGCCAAGTGCACCAAGCCGCAAGGATTGCTGGGCGCGTAGCGTCAGACGGTCGTAATTATATTCGCCACCCAACGATTTGGCGCCGTGCGTATACCGGATGGTCAGGACGGGCGCTCGTTTGGTGCCCAGCGTGATTCGGTCGTTGCCATCCATCAGGTATTTTTCCTTGCGGGCCAGCCGAGCCTCAACCGACCAGTAAGCATCAAAAATATCGGATCGTAGCGCCGACTGATCGCCCAATTCGGGTTCAGTTCGGTAATGAAAGGGAAAGAGCGGGTCAAAGGTGCGGCTGCCCAGGGTGGCCGTCAGAAGTATGCCTCTAACGGGCTCCGTTTTAAAGAAAACTTCTTTCTGGTAGCTTTGGTATCCACCCCGGA
It encodes:
- the fdhD gene encoding formate dehydrogenase accessory sulfurtransferase FdhD, producing MSLVAPVIVHKISGEGLIESPDLLAVEEPLEIRLGFGPVADRQQRPVSVTMRTPGHDEELAMGFLFTEGIIQKPTDIVSCRHCVQDAHKEGNVLRVELHPDVVIDWSRLERNTFTSSSCGLCGKATIDAVMALTPGPIAGNFSVDPAILHALPERVRQTQRAFAYTGGIHAAALFDASGTLLIVREDIGRHNALDKLIGAAFWQNWLPMSEFGIFLSGRIGVELVQKSWRAGVPMLAAVGAPSSLAVQMAKEAHMTLAGFVRDSRFNLYCEPVRILSQISHE